The genomic window gggaggcggtacttgaacacaccatgagaaccgtggagactcaatcgagccgtggctcccgtgtacagtgtgaacgcaccgacacttgtgttttctcttcactgataaacgagtaaaaactcagtgggtgagcggtgctggaggctgacagtgaggaagcaggtagcggacttatttgtcttcatgttgaagtcatgaagagctctgatgctctctgcatttggtcggtggagcccccgaacacgacccgttcaccgcggtgagcagcgctgctcagcggcttttcccactagtttctctcctaaaatgagttcaaaagcaccacagctccaccaaaacccgtttcctagctgctccacatgtttgttcagagacaccgagtgaaaacaagcacctgttgaggatctcttagtaataaagtcaagtaattgtgcaggcagcaaacacaccgctgatggccgaggctcctggtgaagttgagccagacttcctatcagagccgtgaatttttcatcctgaggaagcttgagagtcattatagaagtagggctacatttcatatccatgttcaatttgtcaatattcacctcaagcaaggattaaattaatattggggcacatttctctcatttaacaccaaaagtaaacaggttacatcatttaatttccagaaaatgtttaagctgtaaattagtttgagaatttctctacttagtaaatacaaacttttgctcatcatagtaacactgggatacatgtttttgtatattatgatcattattatttgtgtaaaataatcatttaaacatgacaaacgtttgtgaaaaacgatttgacccGTGTGTGAGAACTCTCTGTTAACCTGTCAATATGTTACCTACTGGTCTAaagatcaagtcttctcagacttttatagccaataacacattcatattacaatttaaggccttagtgtcaacaaactctgtgtttatccagaatgtacacacgtgtgcagtatgtgaaagtgtttgtgtacattgtagaatgtaaacatgtcattttaaccactcaaacagactttaattacatattactttatataaaaacactattacacataatgctttaaatgctaacaatgatttaaaaaaaaaaaaaaaaaccttcactcaaccccatccaaaataacagtgttgttgttgatctcatcgtttttaaatcatgaatcaaaggtacgatagcaaagacaaatttgagagaTGGTCACTCTGCCCAGAAGTTTGTTGAGCTTGTTAAGACTGAAATCTAtactatgcatgtgtgcgtgtctgtggagatggctctgaaagtcaactttaaacaaaagcagtttgttagacgggggtgggggtaggggcagtttgggaagaatatgtgggaaatatgtagccctCACACGGTGACTTTtagtaacctttgctgcttagtgttaatgtggaagctggttcaaatgtgtgtgcgtcacatcgctGTTCAAACTTGCAGCTGTCTAATAAGGCCTACTGTGAgaactttgaatctgtgacattcattacgctgtacttttacttgttctcatacttaactttttatattaaagcataccTCCCTTAGCTTCCACACAGAGTTCATGCAGCTGGCCCAGCTTCAGGAGGGCAAATAGGCAAGgcgttgttttgtctggagatggtgCATGCTTACTGAAGACTCACAAGGCGTCATATTAGTAAATACTTGTTGAAATTAGACcagaccggctcttctcatattcggGATAAACCAACATGTTGACAAGCTCCCCGTCGTTGTGGACGGCTACAGGTTACGGGggatgaaaatacaatgttaaggaTGCCCCCACATAACCATTACCATTTTATCCAATGTCcatatctgcaaacaaaaccagatgaatatagtaaaacagaatccagcagaatgtcagattgtaatcaacaacactttcaagcatacatgaggtgcttttaaaactggtcagtatccaatgatgcaaaatgaaaggtgaacatagtcacactgtcagcccggacttataataaatgtccataacactttcaaaaacagttccgcacaagcatcaagtgcttacactgctggacactgcactaacacgtttggttgggggttgtgttttagattaaaagctatttaagtagttaacaaacacacaaaccatactTGGTTACATACTTGGTCACTTAGGTTACAATTTTTATTCCAATAATGTTATGGAGGGTTTTAATAGCTGGGGTCCAAAGGACTCAAAgtataaactatttaaatgtgAGGCTAACAGGAGGGCTAAGTGAGACATCGtgagctgagtctttgtgtgaccattgtttttcattcaaggctgCTCAATATTCATACTTTGACCAAGTACTTCCACAATCAGTCCTAATGATACTCTTATTTCTAACCAAGCCTTTTTCACCGGCACTATTCCTACTTGATGGAAACGTGCTACAGTCCTACTGCTACACAAAACTGAGaaagtgtcagactttaatATCTGCCGTCCTACATCCACACCTGTGGAGGCGCTAGCGCACCATAGACGTATTTATCAGCGGCCATgagaatccacagaggaggaagacggctgCCTCTGTCTTCTAATAGGTCCTCATTCTGGCTATGAATAGCTGTGTTTTCGCGTAGCAGTGCATTGAGTAGATCTCAtcttactgaagaaagatgtctggacgaggaaagggaggaaaggggctcggtaaaggaggcgcaaagcgtcaccgcaaagttctccgtgataacatccagggcattaccaagcccgccatccgccgcctggctcgccgtggcggagtgaagcgtatctccggtctgatctacgaggagacccgcggcgtgttgaaggttttcctggagaacgtgatccgcgatgctgtcacctacaccgagcacgccaagaggaagaccgtcaccgccatggacgtggtgtatgctctgaagagacaggGCCGCACTCTCTACGGCTTCGGCGGATAAACTCACTTtccaacagctcaacaacacaacggctcttttaagagccacacaccgagtcaatgagagctcacatcctctgctcaaCAACAAGTCGTTCTCTGAGTAGATGTCTTACAATGTCAAgatttcaaagttatttaatatcaaaacatcacataacaATTACTAATcgtagtttcctctttaatttctaaACGTTGAAGTGTCccttaaaaacagtttatattaaactgttatctctttatacacatgtgtgtgtgtgtatatatactgtagtaacaccaggcagccaacagatagaactgctctccagatatgtgaactggaacaacgtccactaccagttgaactctcctacatgtcctgtcagaagctttgttttccagtagctcagcttctccggttttattgcagattctgatctgttctgagttttgaaaatgagctctgtagctgcatcaacttgatcagttgaacactaagttaaatatcagagtgtaattaaaaaggaccagggacagagctgtttgattaggtgctgcacctcaccagtttgttgctttgaacGGATGTTGAGGCGTAGGTGAAAATGAGTCACCCCCTGTAACAGCATAACTATAAAATATCTATAACAACAATCTGACCACAATTTAAGGAAGTGAAGTGGACATTACTCATTCCATCTTTCAGTCAAGCACGTGGGGAGAGTGGcgagacaagaaaaaagaaatgttggccaagttaaataaattcatcatgttacttacattatctgacttgtattttaattcaaatagattaacaaacagacattaacatgaatacacagacactcacacacatatccaaacgcacacataaatatatacacacagacacacagccattaAGTGCATATCTAAATTCACATAGCTTCATTTGCTGCTATGAAGAACACACGAGTGGTCCTCTACGTGCACACCACAGCGTCCGTTAGACACTGACGTTCCCTCGTACCTCGGGAGTTTGGTAAGGGCCTTACACTGAAGCCTTCTggaccctgactgactgacctattGACTTACTCACTGGCTAATGGAGACACGATTGCAATacactcaaacaaaacacaccacTTGATTGGTTGTGTAATCAGATGTTgtgtccactgttcttcaacaaagtcccTTACCAGATTGTTCATGGTAACGCTCCTCACgtatcactgtgttgttctgagCGAGTAAGTGGGGCCCCCAGggcctctgtgagtgtgtgctgtctgggatTGCAGTGCctgcactttgaaagacaacgtgttattatgaaagtctATCAGAGTGATGTTGGCGACTTTTAACCGGCTGAAATCTCCCTGTACTCTATTAAACAGGTCGTGACGTTGAAGCTAATTGGACTATACtattcagaggcagcaggcaggaccATGTTTCTATAGAAATTGtctaatttaataaattacaaataatgacgattataataaacacgtgccaaatttatcacaatcatctttttcccttcttttctttggcagGGCGGTTCCCCAGTGGCCAGCTACAACTGTATATGTTCCACACACAAAGGAGACGATACCGgttctgctgatgggttgatgctcttctacggcacacaacaaaccttcttgCTCCTGCACGTTTGGATGTtctatcctggaggagctagattATCTCTGCTACCTGAAAGGACTTCAGGCACCGCCTCATGCTACAGGTAGTGACACGGACACTAGCAGAGCACGAAACTTCAGAAGATTCAGtcgggaaggatgaggagagagccaATGTCAATGGCCAGCACGTATAAAACTGTTCCCTTTCTGTTGTGGTCTTGCTTTTGCCTCTTTATTGCACttattgtcactttcatttgcaccaaaaccggtgaaattcattcacaatcacttgggcttcctaaatggacagGTCGATGAACCTGAAGTtgaactgactgtgtgtttcactgtgaccATTAGACCAAAAGTCACCAAAAGTCTACGTGTCagggctacatatttcccacatattctatcatttagagctgtgcatttatcaggttgctttggtttagattgtttttaatgatacttATGTGATACTAACATAAATCCTAATAAGTTTCAGGGACATCTTAAATTTCTCAACACCCCAAATGCTCCAGTTGAGCTGAACAGTTCAACCTCTGTCGGCAGCAGAATAATGGCCTCATGAACATGGAGACACTCCCCCGTGCTGTTACACTGGCACTCCAcattcagccaatgacagagagggaacggCACACAATGATTTACATGTGATATGTTCATATACAGCCTGGCCAGCAACGTCTGTATTCATTTGAACAAAAAAATCTCGTGACAATGCCTGACGTAGCGAAGCCCGCGCCCAAGAAGGGCTCCAAGAAAGCGGTGGCGAAGGCCCCCGGTAAgggcggaaagaagaggagaaagtccaggaaggagagctacgccatctacgtgtacaaggtgctgaagcaggtccaccccgacactgggatctcctccaaggccatgggcatcatgaactccttcgtgagcgacatcttcgagcgcatcgccggtgaggcctctcgtctggctcactacaacaagcgctccaccatcacctccagggagattcagaccgccgtccgcctgctgctgcccggggagCTGGCTAAACACGCCGTGTCTGAGGGCACCAAGGCCGTGACCAAATACACCAGTTCCAAGTAAACCACTCTGCGGAGACCTCAaaccaacggctcttttaagagccagaCACTTTCTCTATagagacaaactgtcctgacTCTACCGAGATGTCCATCACTATTTAAACAGCCACTTTTAACTGATAATATAACATTGTTAATACAATTGAAGAGAGATATCCTGCATAATctctacatttgaaaataattgtttttaaatccaattgcagttttccactgcagggcgTGTTGTCCTTTCTCAAATCAGTGATCTGGGTTGTTCATGAGGTGCTTTTTCCCCCCTGGTGGTTATAATTGGAATAGTTAAAGAAGCGTATGAAGTCACTGTTCCTCAAAGTCAGAGGACATTGAGGAACAACACAGTCATGTGTGGTTGCCGAGACATGGCTGTGACCTGAAGGTCAGAGGAATTCATTCTCTAAAGTAGTTTACAGTATTATCAATCTTGACAAATATACCTTGTGTGCTTACTACTCTGTGAGTATTGAGTGTAAAACAGtggtcaaacaaatattttttctccctAGCCCTCCTGTTATCCTCAAATTGTAATAAGtataatttcaaataaatgatgtcagaaaaaaatgcaatttaatggtAAATTTCAAGTTTTTCATGAAGTACTACATTAATAAGGTAtttttgaatggttaaaataatattttgacatgCTACTATTTACCCACAGCAAtctacaaaaacactttcaaatacttcacaagtgtgtacattctggaaacagtgtgtttgttgacactaaagccttcatttttaatatgaatatttgtttggtaACACATGGACAGGTTGACTGAGATCTAACACTCACcagacaaatagtttttcaaaaacatttttcatgttttaatgattattttatacaaataatgatgaaaataaaatacacaaacatctctcctagtgttaatgtgaaaagcCAAAGTTGGTATTTACTAcatcagacagcagagacaaagcatATTCCAGTAAAGCAAAAAACATATTCTACAAACTAAATGATACAACCTGTTGACTTTTTGcgtgaaatgagagaaatgtgccacaatattaatttaatccttgcttgaagtgaatattgactctgataggaagtctggctcaacttcaccaggagcctcggccttcagcagagtgtttgctgcctgcacaattacttgatcTTATTACGAAGGGATCATCAGTAGGTGCTTTTTTTCACCCAGtttttctgaacaaacatttgaagcagctgggaaacgggttttggtggagctgtggtgcttttgaactttTTTAGGAGAGAAATGAGTGGGGAAAGGACAATGATATGGTTTCCTTGGaaatcaatgtttctgtttgtaagaTGCATCAATGCGAATGTAATTGCAGTGAGAGGATAGCAGCCTGATACTAGTGACATGTCTTTACAGCATTCAGTAGTACTTCATCTTTTCCCTCCGAGTCTATATCAGTGGGGTataaatgtcctgttgatgaatGACTGTACTGCAACTGTTACAacggggagaggcggtggtctagtggcagaaacttggattatgggcagagaaggtctctgggtcgactccacggagagacaacaaaaagacgcacctggattgatctgtccaaaaatccaagagtctccctaccctgtctagtgccccttaacaaaggcaccttactcccccaacatctgctccccgagcgccacaCATGTTCACTCAGTGCTCTGTCAAGGGcaaagattaaatttccctacctgtaTGAGTGTAcctttgtatgtctgtgcatgtgtttgggactagtaaataaatggatcttaatcttaacaattATGTTCACGGCTGTGTATATGAGCTCCAATCCCTGGGGGACGTTTGTCTTTCCAAACAGTTGGAGTGTTTTACCAGGgacaacattttacagaacttgtgctgtttaataaatgtttgtaccgAGTAGATCGGTTTCTCAGAAAAGGCTAGGTcatctcatttcaaataaatactttatttcattgcagCTCTGACCATGGTTTGGATTAAGGTGAAGTGAAGTAGCAATATTAATGATTCGATTTATAGCAGGCCAGGTCTTAGCTTGCATACTTTCCAACGTGTATTATTTGCAGAGctaataatgtaacaaatattttactgtaaacttGTCTTCATGTAGTATTATGAAATGCTACTCTCTTTTTGCTGTTCAGTTAATGTTTTTAAACTAGAATagatacatatttaaatctgtCGAAAGATATCCTTTAACAtactttagttactttacagaaagtaattaatttattatacttCAATGGTGATATGAACTTTGAACTCGGAAGTCAATTCTTtagtgtattatatgtattaacgGTCTATAACGAGCAGGGCAACAAAGGAGTTTTGTCTTGAgtacagtgaagtggctcttaaaagagccgttgttatggtcagtggagcagcagcagtttaagctctctctccgcggatgcggcgggccagctggatgtccttgggcatgatggtaaccctcttggcgtggatggcgcacaggttggtgtcctcaaacaggccgaccaggtaggcctcgctggcctcctgcagagccatgacagcggagctctggaagcgcaggtcggtcttgaagtcctgagcgatttctctcaccaggcgctggaagggcagcttgcggatcagcagctccgtcgatttctggtagcgacggatctctctcagagccacggtaccgggcctgtaacggtgaggcttcttcacgccgCCGGTGGCCGGAGCGCTCTTACGCGCAGccttggtggccagctgcttcctgggggctttgcctccggtggatttacgggcggtctgcttggttcttgccattttgttgcttttctctgcgATCGGGAGAAAGAGTGAAGCTGTACAGAgacactctgcttttaaaccgCGAAGCCAGCCCTGAATTGGTGACGCTGCTTCAGATCGGGGATAGGCTCCTCCTCGGGTACTGTCTGCTTGTTCGACAAAAGTGTCGACCATCCCCCGCTGCTCTGCTAGAGGCTTCTATTCTGGTTGGTCTGGCATGAACCGTCCCGCGCGATCCGCGTATATATAGGGGAGTGATCATGCTCTCCACCGCAGTTTCTTTTGACGTGTGTTAGGAAACAATCTACATCCATAATGTCAGGCAGAGGCAAAACCGGCGGAAAGGCCAGAGCGAAGGCAAAGACTCGCTCTTCCCGCGCtgggctccagttccccgtcggtcgtgttcacagactgctgcgtaaaggcaactacgcacatcgcgttggtgccggcgcccccgtctacctggcggctgtgctggagtacctcaccgctgagatcctggagctggctggaaacgccgcccgcgacaacaagaagagccgtatcatcccccgccacctgcagctggccgtccgcaacgacgaggagctcaacaaactcctgggcggagtgaccatcgctcagggcggcgtgctgcccaacatccaggctgttcttctgcccaagaagaccgagaaggcccccaagtccaagtaaagcaaagctgctggaaaccaacgacacaaaggctcttttaagagccacacactcacctctgaagaacaaaactcctcatatcacccatcaatttaaagcacacgcacaagtcatttttagattatattagattcaactttaatctcattgcacagtagaagtgcttatatataaccagaagtgcaataaaggcagtaaaagtgcagagtaatgtgcaaatttaaaaaaacggaaaatgtgaagtaaaatttgtaaatacataagatatgtacagtaataaatatatatggaatagagcagtattaagaggtattttattatataagaacgatgaatatactatgagcaagatcaatatatatgaatatgaatacactcttggtgggattatacagtagtaaacaaaaaaaataagtagcagtcagtgcaaatgtttaatggttggaggacggtgggtggcagtccaagccagggtggaggagggaagtatagtcactggaggagctgtgtgtggtgcggggcagctgcttttactgtggtgcagagtttagcagggtgacagccacagggatgaagctgttcctggacctgctggtccgggaacggaggaacctgtagcgtctcccagaagggaggtgggcaaacagtctgtggctggggtgtgagctgcccttgacaatgctgcgagcccccgcagacatctcttgctctggagAGCCTCAATGGTGGAGAGTGAGGAACCAGTGATgtgttgggcagttttcaccaccctctgcaggccactagcattcaatatgtattcattggtatggttaattctgtgtcagatgtttgtgtcatctggtgaggaaaccatcactcatttggaagtttaaatataaaagatacacacttcaaatttcagtacgtctaaggttcatggatccatggcatacatctctcatgatggacggtatgaatgcaaaaacaacacatactatcttcctaatgaaatagaaactagtgtgggtagaacagatttaatgcaatttgaacgctctttacatttgtcattatgcaaatatagggtgagaagtaaagatagctattggttaaacatcttacaaactCTCATAAGATAGTCATAAACAATCACTCTGGTACCTTTgcttaatctgtaaaatctgcttttaaaagttagGTGCTGTGTGTCCGGTCACATGTGGGATTATAGACGTGTTTCACATGAGACAGGTTTTCATCCAAAACATTGACCAGGTCCTCTGTTGTATTAAAGTGCCCCAGTACACATAACAGTTATCCAGCATTCAGAACACCAGGACcattgaagtggagcagctaaatggaactcagccatcattattatttttgtatacattttctcctgtgattcttctggtgtgacagtgcatggagctctgtcaccatctgaatggtttggatttCTCAATAAACGTGTTGAGCACTGAAGTTTACTCTTTTTCCCCAGAGGAGCcggactctggatcagttcaaccaagacctccacttgtttgctgagctttcgacgacttctcagagtcttcttcagtgaactcaaatagctgtggcctcatcaggtgagcgaaggttgtaatgttggtcttgagatagtatattttaattataagctgaaacatttacttggtgtttaaatcataaagctgagaaaaacatcacctggaaaaactctctactccctgttagtaaatgtaactttgtgactttccctctgttggtgttgcagtgtctgatgacagttcaccaatactttagtttaatgacagacactgatcaagttgatgcagctacagagctcatttctatgactcaaacaagtagctgcaataaagcaggagaagctgagctactggaaaacaaagcttcggaacagaacatggaagagagttcttctggtagtggacttttctcaggttcacatcatttgtaGAGCAACTCCATCTGTTGGCTGTCTGAGgttactacagcacagtatggttacatgatgtgaggctggaattgtcatttttctaagcagctgtcacttttctatttagCAAGGAAATACACGAGGTAAaacgataaatataacaactaaggcagactctttaaaaagtatggtatataaagtaatggcgatatcgctgaacatccctaggcaacgtctatgtcgccaggatctgaaacagacatggaattaatggaaaaagtaacaccaataaggaaaagacagaacacagagaggcaaatgaggatgaataagaaaagtaagagtaagaataaagattgaaaacaagaatactaataatgctaacactaatttcattaaataccagggggctgaaaaacaaaatacatcagatatataggatgagtaattatgacatatgtttacaaggaacacagtgatttgaaatccaaatgagagaagtgcagaatgaatagatatttgttttattattgttattattgataattatatataatatatatattacctaacactgttcaaatcaattcaaagatcatatccttagataatttgatcctatgatgctgtcatgtcacatagataattggctcctttgataccataggctatttgattatttgacttacttataaaggagcaacaggtacaattgactaaatatgaaagaacagcacgtaagattgacttacatataaaagagatgaaataacCTATTACCATCAGGGTAATTATAAGAGATATGTGTTtactattgttattgttattatttatataatatatatatatatatatatatatatatatatatataggaattCATGTCgatatttagtgcttttttttattattctagaCCCAGATAAGTGGGTCTAGTATCTAGTATCAacaacaatatatttatatatatattatcattgagTACTAGTTTATGTCAaagaactagttgaacaaattaccaatttattgaaaaaatcaaccaaacaatcacaatataaaacagtataacataatacaaacacaataaatgatgtattctcataaaataactgtcctttcaatgtgtgtgtatatattcagttcccagtgtagtgtgtgcttgaagattcactggttccgttctggtccgggtctttatgtctctaaactcAGTACTACCTGTCTACCTGACGGGCAGTACTGGGGTCTGATGTCTTCTGGATAAACGATCAGGTTCAATCTGGGTCATACAGTTGGCCACACTGCATCCACGGTCTGGGTTCTGCTCGCCATCTCAGCATTCAGAATTACAGGAttgagattcttctggtgttcataaaaaaacaaaaaatctacacaaagtgcagaataatctgtgtctgtttcctaattatatttctaatgtttaaaaagtatggtatatgaagtaatgacgatattgctgaacatcatgttacatgatgcatgtgtgtaggtaggagtaggctactccttcacagagtttaaagccatgttttataatatttgatgttttgatatttactaacttcttaatctgaacattgtaagatgacatctaatattgctcaatctatctagactccctgtagttaagaactctgtctctacatatttatggacagtggtgatgaatgatgaggaaacagctctttgtggaaagacgtgtgtggctcttaaaagagccttttaccaggatggacatgtttcacagtgaggacagatcacttcttcttggctgctgtcttcttcgctttgggtttggcgaccttcttcgcgggggacttcttggcagcaggcgcctttttca from Platichthys flesus chromosome 22, fPlaFle2.1, whole genome shotgun sequence includes these protein-coding regions:
- the LOC133933463 gene encoding histone H4-like, with translation MSISMSGRGKGGKGLGKGGAKRHRKVLRDNIQGITKPAIRRLARRGGVKRISGLIYEETRGVLKVFLENVIRDAVTYTEHAKRKTVTAMDVVYALKRQGRTLYGFGG
- the LOC133933534 gene encoding histone H2B-like, with the translated sequence MPDVAKPAPKKGSKKAVAKAPGKGGKKRRKSRKESYAIYVYKVLKQVHPDTGISSKAMGIMNSFVSDIFERIAGEASRLAHYNKRSTITSREIQTAVRLLLPGELAKHAVSEGTKAVTKYTSSK
- the LOC133933489 gene encoding histone H3: MARTKQTARKSTGGKAPRKQLATKAARKSAPATGGVKKPHRYRPGTVALREIRRYQKSTELLIRKLPFQRLVREIAQDFKTDLRFQSSAVMALQEASEAYLVGLFEDTNLCAIHAKRVTIMPKDIQLARRIRGERA
- the LOC133933515 gene encoding histone H2A-like; the protein is MSGRGKTGGKARAKAKTRSSRAGLQFPVGRVHRLLRKGNYAHRVGAGAPVYLAAVLEYLTAEILELAGNAARDNKKSRIIPRHLQLAVRNDEELNKLLGGVTIAQGGVLPNIQAVLLPKKTEKAPKSK